The window ACATCGTATTTATGGATCTGCCCCTGACGTTTCGTCCTGAACGGATGGCGCAAGGGCAACCCGCCCTAGCCTTTGAGCGCGATCGCCCCAGCCGCTTTGGTCTTTTGCCTCGGGATGGCAGCGATCGCACTGTCCGCTGGTTTGAAGGACCTTCCTGCTACGTTTTCCACGTCCTCAATGCCTATGAAGACGGGGACGAGGTTCGGTTACTCGCCTGTCGCATGCAGGTGTTTGATCTCTCCGGTTCGGGTGATCCTGACGCCGAGATGCCCTATCTGCATGAATGGCGCTTTAACCTGACATCAGGGGCTGTACACGAGGCTCAGCTATCGGCCCTTGCCTGTGAGTTTCCCCAAATCAACCTAGCCTATACGGGTCGCAAAATGCGGTACGGCTATGCAGCCAAAGTGACCGATTCTCCGAGCCCGCTGCTTGATGGGGTGATCAAATTTGATTTTGGGGATGGCACAACAACCGTGCAGACCCAAGCCTATGAGCTGGGAGCGGGCCGATACTGTGGCGAAGCCGTGTTTGCCCCTCGCCCTGGGGCAACGGCAGAAGATGACGGTTGGTTATTAACCTTTGCCCACGACCAGACGGCCAACCAGTCAGAACTGTTGATTTTTGAAGCCCCGCAAATAGAAACAGGCCCCATTGCCCGGGTCATACTGCCCCAGAGGGTGCCCTATGGGTTTCATGGGGCTTGGGTCAGTCAGAGTCAAATTGAGGCGATGGTTGCAGGCTGATATGGCAAAAGGCAGAAATCAAAACCTTGCTGCATAAGGTTTTCAGGAGATTTGACTGTCCTAACCAGCACTTCAGGTGCAATAGTCCTCAGTCCCAGGGGCGACGAGCATGATCGTGAGGGCGCTGGCTCATGATTGCTGACGGCGGGAGAGGGTGCGATAGGTGAAATACGCGATCGCAATCAAGCTAAAGGAAAATAGCGTGGTCAGCGTCCCTAAGGCATAGAGGGCAGGGGATGTCACATTAGTGGTCATCCCAAAAATCTCTAGGGGCAGGGTGTTGTGTTGCCCAGACACCAGAGACGTGCGGGTGAACTCATCGTAGGACAGGGTAAAGGTAAGTAAGCCCACCCCCACCAAACTCGGCGCTAGCAGCGGCAGCACAATTTCCCAAAAGGTTTTGGCGTCATTAGCACCCAGGTCTTTAGCTGCCTCCTCATAGGAGGCATCAAAGCGGTTGAAAATGCCCAGCATAATCAGAAAGGCAATGGGCAGCGTCCAAGTCAGATGTGCGCCTAAGCCAGAAGAAAACCAGTTTGTAGACCATCCCAACACCTGAAACATGACTCCCAGCCCCAGGGAAACCAAAATGCTTGGCACAATTAGGCTGGCAATGGTCAGGTAAAACAGCACCGTTGAGCCCCTAAACCGTTGCCGAAATGCCATCGCAGCCAGCACCGACATGCTCCCCACCAAAACCGTCACAAAGCCCCCCAACACTAGCGATCGCTGAAAGGGCTCTACAAAATTGCCCACCCGCTGCTCCTGAAACACCTGCCCCAGCCAATAGACCCCAAAGCTCCGCACCGGAAACGTCAGCGCCCCATCGGGTCCCTGCAGCGACAGGATGAAGATGGTAATCATCGGACCGTAGAGAAACAGCACAAACAGCCCGAAAAAAGCAGCCAGTAAATAAAAAGACAGCGATCGTTTTTTCATGGATTAACCGAAATTCGGCATGAACGGAGCCTCTGTACCCGCGAGGCATTTGCATCAACCCAGTTGTGACGAACCCCAATCACCCGAGTCAAACGCCTTACCCCAACCGGTCATAATTCCTTGCGAATATTCACCACCCGCAAAATCGAAATCACCAAAATCATCGTCACCGCCAGCAGCACAATCGCATTTGCCGCCGCCAAGGGATACTGCAAACTGCCGATCTGCGTTTGAATCAGCTTGCCGACAGACGCCGCCTGCCCACCCCCCATCAGACGCACCGTCACAAATTCCCCCATGACCAGGGTGACGATAAAAATCGAGCCAATGGCAATGCCCGGAGCCGAGAGGGGCAAAATGATTTCCTTAAACACCCCAAACCCCGACGCGCCCATATCTTCTGCAGCTGTGATTAGGGTGCGGTCAATGCGCATGAGGCTATTAAAAATCGGCGCGATCATAAAAATGATGTAGAGGTGCACCATCCCCAACACCACGGCAAAATCTGAATACAGTAAAAACGCCAGCGGCTGGTCAATTAGCCCCACCCCTATGAGCAGTTGATTCACTAACCCCTCTTTACCCAAGAGCGGGATCCAAGAAATCATGCGAATGATGTTGGAGGTCCAAAATGGGATGGTGCAGACCAAAAACAGCAGCACTTGCCAGCGCAGCTTGGGCACATGAAACGCTAGAAAATAGGCCACTGGATAGCCAATCAGAAGCGTACCCAACCACACCAGCCCCACAAATTTGAAGGTGTTGAGATAAGTTCTCAGGGTGACATCGGAGGTAAAAATGCCGATGTAGTTGTCCAGGGTGAAGGCAGGGGTCATGGAATACCCATTGAACTCCCAAAAACTCACCACCCCAATCAGCACAATCGGAAAGATCAGAAACAGCGATAGGGCGATCGCTTGGGGCGTTGCCAACACATAGGGTTTAAGGGTCGTCCAGGGTTTAGCCATGGAATGTAACGGTTAAATCAATTGAGCGGGGGGTAGGGATGTAGCGGAGCTATCGCCTTGTTCAGTTGAGTCCAGTACATCTGGGTCAAGACAGGGTCTAGGGTTTAGGGTTTAGGGTCTAGGGTGTGCTTGATTAGCCTGCATACCGCGATATCTCCCCAGGCAATGACCTATGGGGTGCGATCGGGTCGAACAACACCTTGGTCGAACACCATTTTGGGCAGGGCAGGTTTTGCAGACATCTATTGGCCATAACCTTTGGCTATAACCTTGGAGTCTGGCTCAACCTGCCCCTACGGAGATGCGCTTTCTCAGAAATCCCTAAGAGGCAATAAACTCATTCCATTTCTGGACGAGGTAGGTGTTCTCATCCATCGTGGAATTCCAAACCACAATATTGCCAAAGCGTTCTGCAAAGGCACCGCCGTCCCGTGTGGCCCCGGTCTTAGCCAAAGTTTTGCCAAAGGGGTCAACAATGTCTTCAGGGGCAGCCTGCCCGTCATACCAATAGGCCCATTCCGCCTCAGACATGTATTTCTTGGAGTTTTCAGGGGCCGCGCTGTAGTAGCCCTGGCGCCCTAAGAAGGCACCCACCCAGCCTTCTAGCATCCAGTTCAGGTACTCATAGGCGGCATCTAGCTGGATGCCTTCCAGGTTTTTAGAGAGGCCCACACCGCCGCCCCAGCCGCGATAGCCTTCCTTCAGGGGCGCATAAATACACTCAATGCCCTGGGCTTGTACAGCCGTCACCGCTGGAGACCACATCGACTGCAGAATCACCTCTCCAGAGGCCATGAGGTTCACCGACTCATCAAACGTTTTCCAGAAGGCTCGGAACTGGCCTGCTGCCTTTTGTTCCTTCAGGATGTCGGTAATCTGGTCAATTTCTTCTCGCGTCATGTTGCCCTTGTCGCCAAAGGCCATGAGGCCCAGCGCTTCAGCGATCATGGCCGCGTCCATGATGCCAATCTGAGGAATATCGAGGATCGACGTTTTACCTCGAAATTCTTCATTAAATAACTCACCCCAGGTTTCAATCTGACGGCCCACCAGGTCAGGGCGATACCCCAGCGTATCAGCGTTGTACTGGAAGGGAATCAACGTCGCATGGTCAGTGGGTGTATCAGCAAATTCTTTAGAATCTGGCCCGGTCAGATACATCACCCGGTAGGGGGCCGTGCCCTGGGAGCCTTCTACAGGCATGCCTTCAAACTGGCCCGTGGTAAAGAAGGGCACAATCTTATCCCAATCGTTAATCTTGGCGACTTCAATGGGCTGCAGATTACCGGACGGAACTACCAGCGGCAGGCTGAAATACTCCCCATCAAAGATGTCGTATTGGTCAGGCTGGGTGATTGCGATCTGGTTATTTTCTTCGGTGCTCAAGGCTCGCATTTCTAGCTTGAAGCCCAGATCTTCCTGCGCTTTGTCACGAATCTCATTGATCTGAGAAACGCCCGTACCGATAAGCCGCAGGGTGACATCCTTAATCTGGTTGGTGTTCACTTCGGGGCCTGGCGCAGGGTTATTAGGCGTTCCCTGGGGAGCGCCGCTACAGCGGGCTGCAGCCACAGCAGCCCCAGCCGCTAACCCGGTACGAATCACATGACGACGAGACAATCCCATAATTCTTTTGAGTCCTCACGAACAGCAATTGTTAAACTTCCATGCCCCAGGTCAATAGGGCAAAAATACACAGTCATGGGCCGACCATTGCAGTGTGACAAGCTGGCCTTCTTGAAGGTTGGCTGCAGTCCAGTCTTGAGTCCGCACTTTATAGAGCAATTCTTGCCCCGTGGCTTCGGTCAACAGCCCGACACGGGTCACGTAGCCTGTCAATTCCACATCCACAATGCGGACGGAGAGTTGATTAGCCTGAGCCGCAGAAGCAGCCGCCAGCTCAGCCCCATGGGGGGCGACGGTCAGTAGATCAGGACGCACAGAGCAGGCCGCCGTTTGCCCTGGCTGTACGGCATTGCCCCGACAAAATACAGCGCCAATACCGGCTACATCCAGTTCAATCATGTCGAACCCATCGCTCTCGGGCTGCGATCGCACCACCATTCCCTCAAAAATGTTGTTGTCACCGATGAATTTTGCCACGAAGCGAGAAGCAGGTCTATTAAACAAGTCTGTGGGGGTAGCAACCTGATCGATGTGGCCATGATCCATCACCACAATTTGGTCAGACAGAGAAAAGGCCTCTTCAACATGGTGGGTGACCTGGATGAACGTGAGACCAAACTGTTTCTGAATTTTGCGCAGTTCGCTGCGCATGCGTACCCGCAAATTTTCGTCTAGCGCGCTCAGGGGCTCGTCTAGCATGAGCACCTGAGGGCGGGTCACCAGGGCACGGGCCAGGGCAATGCGCTGCTGCTGACCACCACTGAGCTGATCAGGCTTACGGCTAGCGGTATGGCTCAGACCCACCAGCTCTAAAATTTCACCCACCTGCTTTTTCCGCTGAGGGGCGCTGACACCCTGCATCCGCAGCCCAAACTCAATGTTTTGCCACACCGTTTTGTGGGGAAAAAGGGCATAGTTCTGAAACATCATGGCCGTGTTTCGCTGGGCCGGAGGCAGGGTGGTCACCCGGCGATCGCCAATCAACACCTCCCCGCTGGTGACCAATTCATGTCCCGCAATCATTCGCAGCGTCGTGGTTTTGCCGCAGCCACTCGGCCCCAGCAAACAGCAATAAGACCCAGCTGGAATATCTAGGGTGAGATTTTCAACCGCAGTGACTGCCCCATACTTCTTCGTCACAGACCGTAACGCCACCCCTGCCGCCCCTTCTGCCAGCGCGTACTGAATCTTTGCTGCAGCGCTGCCTGCTTGGGGTTGCAGTGCAGAGGAAGAGGTCGTTTTGTCCATGTCGACTGTCATTGCGTTTCACCGTTTTGAAACGATAGCGCTTTACCCACGAGCCCAATTAACCTGACACATCAGAGTTTACGAAACTGTAGCAGTTGCAGCACCTCGACCCAGAACAGCCTGATACGTCTGTCGCTGCCCCTGGCTGGCATTCACCGCAGCCCGCGATCGCAGTCAGGACCCCCTACGACACCTTCGGGCAGCGTCAATTTCGATGGAATGTATACTGTATACAGCGATACCTCCGGCGATATTGTGCCTTGGCATACGATTTTGCGGTTCCCCTTGCCTCGCCTCGCCCTTCTTCCTTGACGGTGGATATCCGCACTCAGGTTTATCGATTGTGGTGCAGCCACTCGGTTAAATTATTCAGTATTAGAATCTCACTTTTTATAAAAAGTCTGAATGGTTACCCTGCTGCTTTTCTTGACCGCGATCGCCCTACTCGTCTGGGGCTTTAATCGCGCCCGCCCCTACGGCAAGATAGGCATTTTTGCCTGGTTACAGTCGGTCGTCTTGATGGTGCCGTGGCTGCTATTTTTCGGCCTATTTACCCTTGGGGTTTATCTCAACCTGGCAGGGGTGCTGTTGCTGGTGGTGGTGTCTGCCGGTCTCTACATTTATTTAGGGCGGCGCTTGCGGGCCATGGGCCAAGATGAACTCATGGCCCAACGGTTAGCCGCAATGGTCGCCACCGACGAGGCTAAGGAAGCGGGTCAAGAAACCGCTGATGACACCGCCTCTAACGGAGAGACCGCAGAAACATCGACCCCTTTAGATGCCAATGGCAGCGGGCATGAGCACTCAACAGAGGTGCGGCCTACGGTTGAAGTGGCCTCCATGCCTGCAGCGGATCTCGCGGCTTTAGAAGGTATCTTTGGCATCGATACGTTCTTCCGTACAGAAACCGTGCCCTACGAACAGGGCGCCATCTTTAAGGGAAACTTGCGGGGTCAACCAGATGCGTCTTTAGAGCAGCTTTCAGCGTTAGCTGAAGAGCGGGTGGGAGACACCTATCGACTCTTTCTGATTCAAGATCCGAGTGAGAAACCGGTGGTGGTAGCGCTCCCGAAGAGTGTCGATCCTCAACCGCTTACGCCGCTGCAGAAGGGATTGACCGCTGTTTTAGGCATTGCCACTTGCTTGACCTGTATGGAAGCCAGCGGCATTTTGTTGGGATTTGACCTATTCGCCACACCCGCAAAATGGCCGTCGGTGCTGCCATTGACCATAGGCATTTTAGCCATCCTCATTGCCCATGAACTGGGGCATTGGGTCATGGCTCAGCAGCGAGGTGCCAAGCTCAGCTGGCCTTTTTTCTTACCCGCCTGGGAGATCGGCTCTTTTGGCGCCCTGACGCGCATTGAGTCTGTTTTGCCCGATCGCAAAACCCTGTTTGACATTGCCTTTGCAGGCCCGGCAGCAGGGGGGCTACTGTCTTTTGGCATGTTGTTATTGGGCCTGGTACTGTCTCACCCTGGCAGTCAGTTTCAGATTCCGGTGGAGTTTTTTCAGGGCTCCGTCTTGGTGGGGGCGTTGGCAAAAGGCGTCTTGGGGGCGGCTCTGTCAGAACCTTTGGTAGATGTGCATCCTTTAACCATTGTGGGGTGGCTGGGGTTAGTAATTACGGCCCTCAATTTACTCCCTGCCGGGCAACTCGATGGGGGGCGTATTGTCCAGGCTATCTATGGTCGCAAAACGGCGGGTCGGGCCACAGTCATCACCCTGATCATTTTGGCGATCGCCTCCTTAGCCAATCCTTTAGCCCTGTATTGGGCTGCGCTGATACTCTTCTTGCAGCGCAACCTTGAACGCCCTGCCCTGAACGAACTCACCGAACCGGATGATGCCAGAGCAGCCCTGGGGCTGTTGGCGCTCTTTCTTGCCCTGGCTGCCTTGCTACCGTTAACACCTGGGCTGGCGGGGCGCTTAGGCATTGGCTAACCCGCCAGCCAGGTGCCTGTCACGGTTTGCGTTCGAATCAATTCAAATCAATCAGACCCTAAATCCCAGCCCCTGTCTTGTCACAAATGGACTGCCTCAACTGAAACGGGTATAGCGCTTGCCAATCGGTTCAGGTGACATTGGGCTTAGGATCAGGTTGGCCCTGGGGCAAGGGAAAATCAGATAGTGTAGTCAGGCTAGCGTCAATCGTAAACCTGACCAGCGTCTGCTCTAGGGTAATCAGATACTCAACAGTGGTATGGAGATGCTTAATCGCCTCTCTCAGGGTAACCGGACTGAGGTTATGGGCAACTTCAGCAAAGGTGTGCGACAGGTTCTCTGCAGCCTCACCCTGTTCCACATGGGTCAGTTCGCTCTTGAGGGTATCGCGGCAATAGCTGATGGCATCTCTCAAGGTCAGATTAGGTGCATCCAGCAGAGGATACATCATCGGGCCTGGAGAACACCCAATTTCTAGATCAAGAATACTACTGCAGGTGTGCTCAAAACGATCAATGGAGATTAGGGCACTTTTGATTTCGTGTTCAAGGGTCATTTCAGGATGCCTCTACGGGTCTAAATCAGGTATCACCAATGGCAGAGCACAGACACAACCTACGGGTCTGCCCCTGCTTTCTAGCAAGACTGTCGAGACCGCTAAAAGCATGACAGTAAGGCTTAGAGGAGAAGGGGAGGGTGGCATTGATACGGTCTGAGTGGTGTCTGAGTATGATGTCTACGGAAATTACTCAACCCCAGCACGCTGCAAAGCATCGTGGGCAGATACCGTTTATTATTCGCTCAGGCAGCCGGTCGTAAAGAAGGCAGATGCCCCTGATTCACATCGAGTTCCACAGGAACAAACACACAACCATAGTCACAAAGCTAACGAGAGAATGTGACAATTAAGTGACTGTGATCCATGAGTTCACTGAAAAAGTCAAAAACTGGCCATGCAATTGGGCCCCTGAATTATTGAGCCACTGCATTACTGGCCCCTGAATTTAGGGAACATCTGCAAGGTAGAGCCCTGTTTCTGTACAAATCCCTTGCATGGGTCGATCCCACGGGTCTTTGGGAATCGTGGGCAAGCGGGCATATTCAAACACGATCGCGATCGTGGTCTGCCGACGCCACTGGGGCTGGCTGAGCATACGGTCATAAAACCCGCCGCCATAGCCCAGCCGATAGCCCCTGACATCACAGGCCACCGCGGGTACCAAAATCAGATCCACCTGAGCGGGGTCGACTGGGGGCGCATCTGGCCTGGGCTCAGTGATGCCAAAGCGCCCCGTTTGCAGGTTCTGCGCCCCCTGCCATTGATGCCAGATCATGGTTTTGCCACTACAGCGGGGGAGTCCCCACAGGCGTTTGGCATCCATCAGGGCGCTGAGGGTGGGCTCGTTGCGAAAGCTCCAATAGGCCAAGATGCAGCGAGCACGCTGAAACTCAGGCCAACTCTGTAGATGGGCACAAATGCGATCGCTCTTTTGCTGCCAGAGCGGCGGCGGGATCGCCTGCCTCGCCTTAAGCAAACGGCGACGGAGATCGGCCTTGTCCTGCTGACGCGGGTTATGGAAATCGGAAGGGGCAGAAAATGACATCTAAAGGCTGAAAAGAAGGCGTTTAGTCAGCACCAAGGGCGCTGCTAGAGAATTGGAGCACTATTTCTCAGAGGAGTCCTGCAATGTTCATAATTATTCAGGAATATTCTGGGGCAGTCGACCCACAAACCACCAGGTACACGCCAGGTCAAAATCTTCTGCCTTCATCCTTGCTGCTTTCCCCCCTGCCTTTCCCTTCATTACTTAGGCGGATGGTAGGTTCGCCAGTGGTGCGCAATATCGATCCGGCGGCAGATCCAGACGTTATTGTGGCCTTGCACATAGTCTAAAAACCTGGCCAGAGCTGCAGCCCGGCCCGGTCGCCCACTCAAGCGACAATGCAGCCCCACACTCAGCATCTTGGGGGCCGTTTCGCCTTCAGCGTAGAGCACATCAAAGGCATCGCGCAGATAGGCAAAAAACTGATCGCCTGAGTTAAACCCCTGATAGGTGGCGAAGCGCATATCGTTGGTATCCAGGGTGTAAGGAATCACCAAATGGGGCCGCCCGTAGTCGTAGACCCAATAGGGCAGATCGTCGGCGTAGCTGTCAGCATCGTAGAGAAACCCGCCTTCTTCCACCACCAAACGACGGGTATTGGGGCTAAGGCGGCCCTGATAGAAGCCCAGGGGGCGGCTGCCAGTAACTTGGGTCTGGATTTCAATAGCTTTGCGAATGTGTGCCTGCTCGACAGCTTCGCTGACGTATTGATAGTCAATCCAGCGATAGCCATGGCTGGCCACTTCCCATCCGGCTTTGACCATGGCTTGCCCCGCTGCGGGATTGCGTTCCAACGCCATGGCCACTGCATAGACCGTAACGGGGATTTGCCGTTGGGTAAATAAGCGGTGTAGTCGCCAAAAGCCTGCTCGGCTGCCGTATTCGTACATCGATTCCATATTGAGGCTACGGACCCCCAACAGCGGCGTAGCCCCCACAGTCTCAGATAAAAACGCTTCTGAGGCAGCATCGCCGTGCAAAATGCAGTTTTCGCCCCCTTCTTCGTAGTTGATAACAAACTGAAGCGCCAGTTGAGCTTCATTAGGCCACTGGGGATGGGGCGGGGTTTGACCATAGCCAACAAGATCACGGGGATAGGGAGAAGACATGGGGCAGCCAACCTCAACAGTCAGAAATTTAACAGGGAGAGACACGGGGAGATCGTGTCTTCAAACAGCAATCACATAAGAGAATGTCATAATCCATCAAGTCTGAACCCATGGCAGCGCAAAATTACACGATTAAAACAATGACTCGCAGCGAGCTTGATCTCGCCATTGACTGGGCCGCCTCAGAAGGGTGGAATCCGGGGCGATATGACGCTGACTGTTTCTATGCTGCCGACCCTAACGGATTCTTGATGGGGTGGCTGCAGGATGAGCCCATTGCCTCTATCTCGGTGGTCAAATACGGGGCCTCTTTTGGATTTCTGGGTTTCTACATCGTCAAACCAGAGTTTCGGGGATTGGGGTACGGCTTCCAAATTTGGCAAGCGGGGCTGAATTATTTGCAGGGATGCAACATTGGACTGGACGGCGTCGTGGCCCAACAGGACAATTACCTCAAGTCTGGCTTCAAGCTGGCCTACAGAAATATTCGATATGAGGGCAGGGGGGATGGCGTAGCGGCGGCACCTCAGGCGGAGTTGGTTCCCCTCACGTCACTCCCCATTGATACTGTGATTGAGTACGATCGCCCGTTTTTTCCCGACGATCGCACGGCCTTTCTTAAGCGCTGGCTGGCTCAACCCGACTGTGTTGAGATCGGGTTGATGCATGATCAATCTCTGGCGGGTTACGGGGTTCTGAGGGTTTGCCGCAGCGGCTATAAAATCGGCCCCCTCTTTGCCGATACGCCACAATTTGCAGACGTCCTCTTTTTGGCCCTGAAATCCAAGGTTCCATCCGGCAGCCCTTTTTATCTGGATGTTCCTGAAATCAATGCCCCCGCGATCGCCCTAGCCGAAAGACATCACATGCACAGCATGTTTGAAACAGCGAGAATGTACACGCAGCAACCACCACAGCTGCCTTTAGACCGGCTATTCGGAGTGACAACCTTCGAGCTTGGGTAGGGGAATTGGTACAATTTTTAGTCCAGTGAACTCAGTGAAGTGAACTTAGTGAAGTGAACTCAGCGAATTGAGTGCATCGATAAGCCCATTCAGCAACTAGAAACACGATGGCAGCCCATATCGAACACCTTAATCCGGCTGGACTACATCAAAATCCGGCCTTCTCTCAAGTCGTGGTCACCCAAGGCCCGATGCGCACCGTCTACGTGGGGGGGCAGAACGCGGTAGATGCCTCGGGGAACGTTATGGGCAAAGGGGATATCAGAGCCCAAGCTGAACAAATTTTTAGCAATTTGGAAATTGCCCTGGCAGCAGGCGATGCCACCCTAGACAACGTGATCAAGTGGCAAATTTATGTGCTTCAAGGGCAAGCACCGCAACCTGCGTTCGAGGTATTCCAACGAGTGTGGGGAACGCGGCCCAATCCGCCCCTGATTACGCTGCTGTTTGTTTCAGGGCTGGCACACCCAGACTTTTTGATGGAAATTGAAGCCGTAGCTGTGGTGCCAGCCGCGTAGGAATCATCCTAAAATTTGCAGCCAGCAGGATGCCTTTCCGCCTCCGTATGCATGATCCTGGTTGAGGGCAAGAGCGTGTAAATTTACGGAAGCCTGATGAAATTTGTCACATGCTAGCCGTGAACTCTGTACGATCGCACTCAGGCACTTTTAATACTCTCTTGCCCTGATTTATGTCCCTGAACATTCTTATTGTCGAAGATGACCCAATGATGCGACTGGGTCTCACCCATGCCCTCGCCCAACAGCCTGCAATCACGATTATTGGTGAAGCAGAAGATGGATATCAGGGATTGACCCTCGCCCATGAACGGCAGCCAGATTTGGTGTTGATGGATGTCGGGATGCCTCGCTTAGATGGTATCGCCACGACCCAGAAGCTGAAGCAGGCTCTGCCCCACATTAAAGTGGTCATCCTGACCTCCCATACCAATCAGACAGAGGTAATGGCCGCGTTATCGAGCGGGGCCGATGCTTACTGCATCAAGGGGACAGATATTGATATGCTGATGCGCGCGATCGCCGCTGCCGCCGGAGGGGGTATCTATCTCGATCCGCAGATTGCCCGCCAGGCGATGGCCAGTTTAACCC is drawn from Leptolyngbya sp. SIO1E4 and contains these coding sequences:
- a CDS encoding ABC transporter ATP-binding protein yields the protein MTVDMDKTTSSSALQPQAGSAAAKIQYALAEGAAGVALRSVTKKYGAVTAVENLTLDIPAGSYCCLLGPSGCGKTTTLRMIAGHELVTSGEVLIGDRRVTTLPPAQRNTAMMFQNYALFPHKTVWQNIEFGLRMQGVSAPQRKKQVGEILELVGLSHTASRKPDQLSGGQQQRIALARALVTRPQVLMLDEPLSALDENLRVRMRSELRKIQKQFGLTFIQVTHHVEEAFSLSDQIVVMDHGHIDQVATPTDLFNRPASRFVAKFIGDNNIFEGMVVRSQPESDGFDMIELDVAGIGAVFCRGNAVQPGQTAACSVRPDLLTVAPHGAELAAASAAQANQLSVRIVDVELTGYVTRVGLLTEATGQELLYKVRTQDWTAANLQEGQLVTLQWSAHDCVFLPY
- a CDS encoding carotenoid oxygenase family protein; translated protein: MTPTSQANPFLTGNFAPVSKEMTTEPLPVIGEIPGALAGMFVRNGPNPQFPPIGQYHWFDGDGMVHGVHFQQGRAVYRNRFVQTEGFLKEQAAQKAIWSGLLEPLQHDLPEGSGKNTANTALIWHAGKFFALNEGGAPHALQLPELKTLGAYHFDGQLQSAVTAHPKVDPENGEMLFFGYSFAPPYLQYSVVSPEGALLRTEPIALPVGVMMHDFAITEHYIVFMDLPLTFRPERMAQGQPALAFERDRPSRFGLLPRDGSDRTVRWFEGPSCYVFHVLNAYEDGDEVRLLACRMQVFDLSGSGDPDAEMPYLHEWRFNLTSGAVHEAQLSALACEFPQINLAYTGRKMRYGYAAKVTDSPSPLLDGVIKFDFGDGTTTVQTQAYELGAGRYCGEAVFAPRPGATAEDDGWLLTFAHDQTANQSELLIFEAPQIETGPIARVILPQRVPYGFHGAWVSQSQIEAMVAG
- a CDS encoding site-2 protease family protein, translating into MVTLLLFLTAIALLVWGFNRARPYGKIGIFAWLQSVVLMVPWLLFFGLFTLGVYLNLAGVLLLVVVSAGLYIYLGRRLRAMGQDELMAQRLAAMVATDEAKEAGQETADDTASNGETAETSTPLDANGSGHEHSTEVRPTVEVASMPAADLAALEGIFGIDTFFRTETVPYEQGAIFKGNLRGQPDASLEQLSALAEERVGDTYRLFLIQDPSEKPVVVALPKSVDPQPLTPLQKGLTAVLGIATCLTCMEASGILLGFDLFATPAKWPSVLPLTIGILAILIAHELGHWVMAQQRGAKLSWPFFLPAWEIGSFGALTRIESVLPDRKTLFDIAFAGPAAGGLLSFGMLLLGLVLSHPGSQFQIPVEFFQGSVLVGALAKGVLGAALSEPLVDVHPLTIVGWLGLVITALNLLPAGQLDGGRIVQAIYGRKTAGRATVITLIILAIASLANPLALYWAALILFLQRNLERPALNELTEPDDARAALGLLALFLALAALLPLTPGLAGRLGIG
- the puuE gene encoding allantoinase PuuE encodes the protein MSSPYPRDLVGYGQTPPHPQWPNEAQLALQFVINYEEGGENCILHGDAASEAFLSETVGATPLLGVRSLNMESMYEYGSRAGFWRLHRLFTQRQIPVTVYAVAMALERNPAAGQAMVKAGWEVASHGYRWIDYQYVSEAVEQAHIRKAIEIQTQVTGSRPLGFYQGRLSPNTRRLVVEEGGFLYDADSYADDLPYWVYDYGRPHLVIPYTLDTNDMRFATYQGFNSGDQFFAYLRDAFDVLYAEGETAPKMLSVGLHCRLSGRPGRAAALARFLDYVQGHNNVWICRRIDIAHHWRTYHPPK
- a CDS encoding 5-formyltetrahydrofolate cyclo-ligase produces the protein MSFSAPSDFHNPRQQDKADLRRRLLKARQAIPPPLWQQKSDRICAHLQSWPEFQRARCILAYWSFRNEPTLSALMDAKRLWGLPRCSGKTMIWHQWQGAQNLQTGRFGITEPRPDAPPVDPAQVDLILVPAVACDVRGYRLGYGGGFYDRMLSQPQWRRQTTIAIVFEYARLPTIPKDPWDRPMQGICTETGLYLADVP
- a CDS encoding ABC transporter permease yields the protein MKKRSLSFYLLAAFFGLFVLFLYGPMITIFILSLQGPDGALTFPVRSFGVYWLGQVFQEQRVGNFVEPFQRSLVLGGFVTVLVGSMSVLAAMAFRQRFRGSTVLFYLTIASLIVPSILVSLGLGVMFQVLGWSTNWFSSGLGAHLTWTLPIAFLIMLGIFNRFDASYEEAAKDLGANDAKTFWEIVLPLLAPSLVGVGLLTFTLSYDEFTRTSLVSGQHNTLPLEIFGMTTNVTSPALYALGTLTTLFSFSLIAIAYFTYRTLSRRQQS
- a CDS encoding GNAT family N-acetyltransferase produces the protein MAAQNYTIKTMTRSELDLAIDWAASEGWNPGRYDADCFYAADPNGFLMGWLQDEPIASISVVKYGASFGFLGFYIVKPEFRGLGYGFQIWQAGLNYLQGCNIGLDGVVAQQDNYLKSGFKLAYRNIRYEGRGDGVAAAPQAELVPLTSLPIDTVIEYDRPFFPDDRTAFLKRWLAQPDCVEIGLMHDQSLAGYGVLRVCRSGYKIGPLFADTPQFADVLFLALKSKVPSGSPFYLDVPEINAPAIALAERHHMHSMFETARMYTQQPPQLPLDRLFGVTTFELG
- a CDS encoding ABC transporter permease, which codes for MAKPWTTLKPYVLATPQAIALSLFLIFPIVLIGVVSFWEFNGYSMTPAFTLDNYIGIFTSDVTLRTYLNTFKFVGLVWLGTLLIGYPVAYFLAFHVPKLRWQVLLFLVCTIPFWTSNIIRMISWIPLLGKEGLVNQLLIGVGLIDQPLAFLLYSDFAVVLGMVHLYIIFMIAPIFNSLMRIDRTLITAAEDMGASGFGVFKEIILPLSAPGIAIGSIFIVTLVMGEFVTVRLMGGGQAASVGKLIQTQIGSLQYPLAAANAIVLLAVTMILVISILRVVNIRKEL
- a CDS encoding extracellular solute-binding protein, with amino-acid sequence MMGLSRRHVIRTGLAAGAAVAAARCSGAPQGTPNNPAPGPEVNTNQIKDVTLRLIGTGVSQINEIRDKAQEDLGFKLEMRALSTEENNQIAITQPDQYDIFDGEYFSLPLVVPSGNLQPIEVAKINDWDKIVPFFTTGQFEGMPVEGSQGTAPYRVMYLTGPDSKEFADTPTDHATLIPFQYNADTLGYRPDLVGRQIETWGELFNEEFRGKTSILDIPQIGIMDAAMIAEALGLMAFGDKGNMTREEIDQITDILKEQKAAGQFRAFWKTFDESVNLMASGEVILQSMWSPAVTAVQAQGIECIYAPLKEGYRGWGGGVGLSKNLEGIQLDAAYEYLNWMLEGWVGAFLGRQGYYSAAPENSKKYMSEAEWAYWYDGQAAPEDIVDPFGKTLAKTGATRDGGAFAERFGNIVVWNSTMDENTYLVQKWNEFIAS